One Rhizoctonia solani chromosome 2, complete sequence DNA segment encodes these proteins:
- a CDS encoding Retrotransposable element Tf2 protein gives MQEDQRPVGDKDQGGAQTKPGPLTGPVTPPTHSGGEAHTPGTVRPGLKAPFRPSRGTGFDSEEEEEPRRAPKREPCDTPKRSLSSLTPFDSGSSVKQPKMELPDPYKGDSRGRKATQWLDRMLLWVALHRDQFNEEEQMVVWILYHMTDKAADWALPIIGTIIKGKGNPPTTIPALMAKFKEAFANPDARGRPPGRLPQFRNLMAELDWNTEAYIAQFTCGLHWKVKELLSTKDNIPDNDLEAIFAALVKIDNTRRENKENRPKKASTKAPVATTTSTSTTTTRVRLSKDPNYVTPEERDCCRASGLCVKCGQKGHGIKQCPNGWKATVKEVAKPPTPKLDNLDSFEFVSLALDSNKKPLLFIDLYVQNSPAEPLKTLIDSGATSNFISPSIVEKLKIPKTQLENPQVVRMLDGTISQTVCPIGNTPAILGMTWLTQESPLIDWNLGTVTFPDQVQIASEEEADSNPLSDLPKQYHEFAKVFGEEEFKVLPPHQEYDIAINLLPDAKLSPGPIYGMTNAESKALKQHIDKELATGKIRPSTSLAGAPVMFVKKADGSLRLVVDYQKLNDVTHKNVYPLPRQDDLMAKLRNAKLFTKLDLHWGYNNVRIKEGDEWKTAFRTKYGLFEYLVMPFGLTNALAAFQHFMNDLFRDLIDVTVIIYLDDILIFSEDPKKHPEHVREVLSRLMRNQLFCKLSKCHFHVTTVDYLGIVISPAGFSMDQKKIEAVTSWPQPKTVKQVQAFLGFVNYLRRFIPNFSLVARPLHNLTKKETPWSWDNPEEAAFQELKTLVTRSPVLIHSNPKLPYYLETDASGVAMGAILSQQGEDNQLHPIAYMSKSFSGAEANYDTHDKELLAIIKALEEWRIFLEATEKSIQVFTDHRNLEYWMQAQTFNQRHARWRIFLSDFNFEIHYRPGKQSGKPDALSRRLDYLDVPPEPEVMLPTEVFANTSEEELEIVTKVRSRLKEDPSLEQIIQFLTEDADNALPSIQKAYQEYDWEEDLLWYRGRLVVPNHKPLKERLLKEFHDSPLAGHPGQQRTLELLSQNYWWPGMKSSAKEWVEHCPTCQANQRARAPVIALKPLEVPPYPFHTILYDFITGFPKSQGHDAILVVIDSFSKFGHFIPTSKKVTSKGLADLFITHIWKLHGLPIKTVSDRGTTFTGKFLQALYQRLGIKPSFSSAYHPESDGQTERVNQFIEFYLRSYVAANHSDWATWLPLAEYAYNNAKHASTGKTPFELVYGRNPVMNPSNVPANVPEADKVADTLAQEWKEAKSALRLSKERMAENQGTIPEYSVGEKVWLDGKNVELRTNSNKLDPRRLGPFKIIEKVSSHAYRLELLETLKIHNVFYVGLLSKSHEAPSQPFPEQPPPETIEGEEEYEVEQIIDSKRQRGKWFYLIKWKGYGPEDNSWEPEELLKHSQEEIKRFNQARLRKARDAAKSL, from the exons atgcaagaaGACCAACGACctgttggagacaaggatcagggcggagcccaaactaagcctggcccattgactgggcctgtcacccctcctacccactcaggaggggaagcccacactccaggaacggttaggcctggactcaaggcccctttccgcccatcaagaggaacgggctttgactcagaagaagaggaagaacccaggcgAGCCCCTAAAAGGGAGCCTTGCGACACGCCTAaacggagcctcagctccctcaccccattcgactcagggtccagcgtaaagcaacccaaaatggagctcccagatccatacaagggagactCCAGGGGAcggaaggcaacccagtggctagaccgtatgctgctgtgggttgcgcttcaTCGAGATCAATTCAATGAAgaggaacaaatggttgtgtggattctataccacatgacagataaagctgccgactgggctctccccattattgggactattatcaagggcaagggaaatccccccactaccatcccggccttaatggccaaatttaaagaagcctttgccaacccagatgcaagagggcggccgccaggaagattgccgc aattccgcaatctcatggcggaacttgactggaacactgaggcgtacattgcccagtttacgtgcggtcttcactggaaggtgaaagaactcctgtccaccaaggacaacattcccGACAATGACCTggaggccatatttgccgccttggtcaagattgacaacactcgtcgggagaacaaggaaaaccgCCCCAAGAAGGCTTCCACCAAGGCTCCGGTTGCCACAACCAcctctacctccaccactaccaccagggtccgtttatccaaggaccccaactatgtcaccccggaggaaagggattgTTGCCGCGCATCAGGGCTATGCGTCAAATGCGGTCAGAAGGGCCACGgaatcaagcagtgcccaaatggctggaaagccacagtTAAAGAAGTAGCCAAG cccccaactCCCAAATTGGACAATCtagatagttttgaatttgtatctcttgctctagactcaaataaaaaacccctCTTATTTATTgatctatatgtccaaaattccccggcagaacccctcaaaacACTCATAGATTccggagccacatcaaattTTATTTCCCCAtcgattgtggaaaaattaaaaatcccaaaaacccaactcgaaaacccacaagttgtgagaatgctagatggtacaatctctcagactg TCTGCCCCATTGGGAACACACCcgccatacttggcatgacatggctcactcaggagtcacccctCATAGACTGGAATCTAGGCACCGTCACCTTCCCAGACCAAGTCCAGATAGCctcggaagaagaagcagactcTAACCCCTTGTCAGACCTCCCAAAGcaataccatgaatttgctaaagtctttggcgaagaagaattcaaggtgCTTCCCCCACATCAGGAATATGATATAGCCATCAATCTCCTGCCCGATGCCAAGCTTTCTCCCGGACCCATTTacggcatgaccaatgcagaatccaaagCGCTAAAGCAACACATCGACAAGGAactggcaacaggcaagatccgccctagtacctccttggcaggcgccccggtcatgtttgtgaaaaaggcagatggatctCTCAGGCTAGTTGTGGATTACCAAAAGCTCAATGACGTAACCCATAAAAATGTTTACCCTCTACCAAGgcaggatgacctcatggccaaactcagGAACGCCAAACTattcaccaagctagacctgCATTGGGGTTATAATAACGtccggatcaaggaaggtgatgaatggaagacagccttccgcaccaaatatgggttatttgagtacttggtcatgccctttggtcttacAAACGCCCTGGCAgcatttcagcacttcatgaatgacttgttcagggacctcattgacgtcacagtgaTAATttacttggatgacatcctcattttctcagaagaccccaaaAAGCACCCTGAACACGttagggaagtcctatcaaGACTAATGAGAAACCAGTTGTTttgtaaactctccaagtgccacttccacgtcactaccgttgattaccttggcattgtcatatccccggcgggcttctccatggatcagaagaagattgaggcggtcacgtcatggccccAACCTAAAACAGTTAAGCAGGTCCAAGCATTTTTaggttttgtcaactacctccgtcgtttcatccccaacttcagcttgGTGGCACGCCCCCTCCATAATCTCACAaagaaggaaaccccctggtcatgggacAATCCAGAGGAAGCTGCATTCCAGGAATTAAAAACCCTTGTCACCAGATCCCCGGTTCTTATTCACTCCAACCCAAAACTGCCCTATTACCTAGAGAcggacgcatcaggggtagccatgggagccatactgagtcaacaaggagaggataaCCAACTCCATCCAATTGCATACATGTCTAAGTCCTTCTCAGGCGCCGAGGCTAACTATGATACGCACGACAAAGAATTATTAGCTATCATTAAAGCACTAGAGGAATGGCGAATCTTCCTGGAGGCTACGGAAAAATCAATTCAggttttcacagatcatagaaacctggaatactggatgcaggcacaaacctttaatcaaagacacgcaagatggcgcattttccttagtgacttcaattttgagattcACTACCGCCCTGGAaagcagtcagggaaaccagacgccctatcCAGACGATTGGATTACCTGGATGTACCAccggaaccagaagtcatgcttccaacagaggtctttgcaaacacgtcagaagaagagcTGGAGATTGTCACCAAAGTACGCTCCAGGTTGAAAGAAGACCCTTCCCTAGAACAAATTATCCAGTTTCTAACAGAAGACGCTGATAACGCCCTGCCATCCATACAAAAGGCATACCAAGAatatgactgggaggaagacctacTCTGGTATCGTGGGAGACTAGTGGTACCCAACCACAAGCCCCTAAAAGAAAGACTACTGAAGGAATTTCACGACTctcccctggcaggacacccaggtcaGCAAAGAACCCTAGAGCTCCTAAGTCaaaactactggtggccaggcatgaaatcctcagccaaggaatgggtggaacatTGCCCAACTTGCCAAGCAAATCAACGAGCCCGCGCACCGGTAATAGCTCTGAAACCCCTGGAAGTCCCACCGTATCCTTTTCACACTATATTGTACGACTTCATCACCGGGTTCCCCAAGTCCCAAGGCCATGATGCTATCCTTGTGGTTATTGATTCATTTTCAAAGTTTGGGCACTTCATCCCTACATCCAAGAAGGTCACATCCAAAGGGTTGGCGGACTTATTCATAACGCATatctggaaactccacggCTTACCAATCAAAACCGTCTCAGACCGCGGAACCACATTCACTGGAAAGTTTCTCCAAGCACTCTACCAAAGGTTGGGGATCAAACCCTCCTTCTCCTCTgcttaccacccagaatcCGACGGACAGACAGAAAGGGTTAATCAATTTATCGAATTCTACCTAAGGTCATATGTAGCAGCCAATCACTCAGACTGGGCCACTTGGCTTCCcttggcagaatatgcgtaTAATAACGCCAAACACGCGTCCACAGGAAAAACCCCCTTCGAACTGGTTTACGGAAGGAATCCAGTGATGAACCCCTCCAATGTCCcagccaacgtaccagaggcAGATAAGGTAGCAGATACTCTAGCTcaggaatggaaagaagccaagtCAGCCCTCAGACTAAGCAAGGAACGGATGGCCGAGAACCAAGGAACAATACCAGAGTATTCAGTAGGAGAAAAGGTTTGGCTGGACGGAAAGAACGTAGAATtaaggaccaattcaaataaGCTGGACCCCAGACGACTTGGCCCCTTCAAAATCATTGAAAAGGTCTCCAGTCAtgcctaccgcctagaatTACTGGAaaccttgaaaatccacaatgtcttctacgtTGGGTTATTGTCCAAAAGTCACGAAGCCCCGAGCCAGCCATTTCCAGaacaacctccccctgaaacaatagagggagaagaagaatacgaggtagAGCAGATCATTGATTCCAAGAGacaacggggaaaatggttttacctaataaaatggaaaggttacggtCCAGAGGACAACTCCTGGGAGCCCGAGGAGCTATTaaaacacagccaggaagagatcaagcgcttcaaccaggccagactcagaaaggctcgtgacgccgccaagagcctttaa
- a CDS encoding Retrotransposon-derived protein PEG10 — MATRSRPPSQARSPINQGELGPFLPPASPELGKVSLERVIRLLWGLQSQVDRIKRTLLEQAEVSQEVQTNVENILQAVNTVKDGLAQLQQPQGPHTPEEQKPPAVKETPRAAPKAKPIGKAQPFLGAPAPIISTGAPRHNPLSLFNPYPSSSFPLGPAPAPQGPPPAPIVTPAQPPAPSTVKVDHPDAFKGKIGLEAVITS, encoded by the coding sequence atggcaacccgctcccggccaCCCTCTCAAGCCCGCTCCCCTATCAATCAAGGGGAgttgggacccttccttccgccagcctcccctgagctcggCAAAGTATCACTTGagcgggtcatccgccttctttgggggctccaatcccaagttgACCGCATCAAGCggaccctcttggaacaagCTGAAGTTAGCCAAGAGGTTCAAACCAACGTCGAGAATATCTTGCAAGCCgtcaatactgtcaaggatgggcttgcccaactCCAGCAACCCCAGGGtccccacaccccagaagaacaaaaaccccctgcggtcaaggaaactcccagggccgcgcccaaagccaagcctattggcaaggctcaaccattccttggggccccagcccctatcatctccacaggggcTCCCAGGCACAACCCCCTCTCACTCTTCAACCCATacccttcctcctccttccctttgggaccggctccagccccccaaggacctccaccagcgcctaTTGTCACCCCAGCgcagcctccagccccctccactgtaaaagtggaccacccagatgccttcaaaggcaaaattggcttggaggctgttataacctcctaa